AATTTGCTTCTTTattttttccaggagaaagagacaGCAAGTTTCACCACTTAGCATATAAGGAAATTTGGAGTTAATATGGGACATAGAAGCAAGTAATCGGGCAGATAACCAACTGGTGCTGGAACCCTTCTGTGAGTAAACTAAACTTCCCCTATGGCTCTATCTCTTTGTATTCCATTTACATGCCAAAATGTTAAAATCTTAAAAGTTCAATTCCACTGTCTTAAAATGCTGATACTTTTCCTTAGTAGCCCTCTCTAAATATGTCTTACTCCATTAATAACAGGCACTATTTTTGAGTTGACATCCTACCGGCATGTGGTAAATTTACTACTCTTTTTGTTCATTTTCAAAATCACAAAGTAATGGAATTGCTAGAAACTAACTACCTGTACTAGTCCCAGTGTGTGCCATAGCTCTTATTTTTGTAAAGATCTGGATATAAACCCATCAGATTTGGTCCCAgggcttgccttttttttttttaagtatgacTTTAAGGTGTCTTGATATACCTGTGCTTACGAGTTACTTAGGTTATGAATTGCTGATGAACTGATTCTTATTCTTTCTTTTTTACAGCTGGAAAAGCAGTGTCCGTGCTCTTATATACAGCTCCAAAAAGAGTTCAGATCTGTAGGGGAACAGTTGTGTAAAGTAACCTAAGGTGCAGGGTATTAAATAGACTTTGTAGAAGTGCAAGTACTGATTAAAAATGAGTAAAAGAGCAAGCAGTGAATCGCCTCTAGGAAGGTTAGTGGAGTTTTATTCAGTTTAGCTGGCACCATACGATTTGAGTTAGTAGCTACAAAATCACCATGCTGTAGGCCGATATTTGCATGTTCTTATCAATAGGATATATTTTGTGCTGCAGTCTTCCTAGCCTTTTTCCAATGAGCCTGGGTCTCCCAGTGACTTGAAAAGCGTACCTGCTCATTTTGCACTGCCAATTTTCCTCTTATGTaaggtgtttggttttttttcaagaTATGGAAATAATGAAAGTAAAGACCATTGAGTTCACAACTCCTCAGAGGCCAAGGAATGTTGAAATTAAGACTTTCTTATAGCAAGCTTTATACTTTGTGGTAGTTTTAAGTATTTTACTAGAAAGTCAAAGTATTTTATGTTTGTTGAATTTGGAGCTTTTCAGGGGTTAAATTCAACCTTTCCTTTTTAGTTATGTAGCATCAACACTTGAATTTCATGTTTTGGGGGGTTAAACTCTTAACCCTTCCATTTTAGTATTTGTGTAAATTTAACTCCTTTTTCATAAACTTAATTTGCATCATTCCTTTGAGAGAAAACTGACTACTTTGAAGCAATTTTTTAATGTGCATGAAAACACTTTTTGGCCTTTTAAAAAACCACTTAATTTTTGCTTAGGGCTatgttgaaatttttttttagtttaggcATCTTTTGAGCTATATTTTCCAAGCAGcatgttctttcttttttttaatgcagcAAGAAAGGGTATGTGTGCATTTGGTCTTTATGAAAAATCCATTCAATGAAAACAAAGGGAAATTTAATTCATTGGACTTCAGATGGGATGTTACCGGGAAGACAGTTTTCTTCTGTGATTTTACACTGTTTTCATGTCTCAATTTTTAGGTgtctatcttctagactgtaagcccctcctgggcagggaatatgtctagcaactctgttatattgtgctctcccaaatcctcagttcagtgctctggacagagtaggtgctcaataaatgtgattgttttcttcctcctgctctgtgTGTAGTCTATTTGCCCACGATTTGCACAAAATGGGAAAACACACAAGCTCTGGTGTATCATTCCCTAATCCTTGGGTGTGTGATCTTTTGTTAGGATGAGTGGGGCAGCGTTCCCTTCTCCCACAGCCGAGATGGCAGAAATGAACCGGATTCAGTATGAAATGGAGTACACTGAAGGGATCAGTCAGAGAATGAgggtcccagaaaagttaaaagtgGCTCCCCCAAATGCCGACCTGGAGCAGGGCCTCGACGAAGGAATCCCAAATGCTAGTGTGACTATGCAGGTTCCCGAGAGGATTGTCATAGCAGGTATGCTTCTGCTGGTAGACTGTTTTAGTGCTAATTATATGTAACAACCCAATTACAAATGATTTTGACAGGTATATATGTAAGAGTTGGAGGCACTTTATTTAGAAGATACTGAGAGGAAAGTTTCATCATCATGCTGTGTGCTTTGTGACTGAGCATTCCTTGCTAATCGGTGTGTTGGTAAATGCTGAGCTGACTGGGGGAAAGCTTGGTTAAAGTAAAAAATCACTGCAGCTTTTTATGGTGCCTAGACCCTCACTAAcatcatttaagtgacttgaactGAACGACAGTTCAAAAAACTAATCACTATTTGTTTCATGCTTATAGCGGTTTAAAGAACAGGGAATCTTATTAATCCTGTTTTTCCAGGAAATAATGATGACATTCCATTTTCAAGACCAGCAGACCTGGGCCTCATCCAGTCAACCCCCTTCAAACCTCTGGCATTGAAAACACCTCCCCGTGTTCTCACGCTAAGCGAGAGACCCCTCGATTTTCTGGATTTAGAAAGATCGgttcctcccacccctcaaacTGAAGATGTAAGTAGCATTTGTTTCCTCTTCTAAGTGATGTCCGTTGTATTCaagtgaaggagaagggaaggaaggcaacAAGGTGGTGAATCAAATTTGCTGCTGCTTTATCAGGATGTACTATATGAACATGGAGGTGCTCTGAGCATCGACCTTTACATCTGAACACTTTCCATTTCAGGAAAAGTTACATTTGGAGGAGGAGCCCTGCCAGCAGGTGGGTGATCCTGCAGGTTGGAACTAGAGTGGGCGGGACTTGAAAGCCATCAAGGGAGAcattcaaagatggggagagcaaacaaggagagaggaaaaaatgggTGATTCATACCTGCTTGAGAGGCTGTTTCTGAAAATACCAGAAGCAGCTTGAGGTAATTCCCTTCCTACTTGTTTTCCTAACAGGTAGATATTTTGCTACCTgtttgcctagtgggaagagcacaggtcttggaagaacctgagttctaatcacggctctgtcacttgtctactatgtgaccttgggcaagacacttcacatacctgtgcctcagtttcctcatttgtaaaatggggatttaatgcctcttctccttccctcttagactgtgagccccatacggatcagggactctgtccaacctgattatcttgcatctaccccaacacttagagtagtgtttggcacaaagtaagtgcttatcaaatattattgttattattagtcaagTATTTTATATATGAGCTTTGGGAGGAGGAATCCCAAAATCGAGTTGCAATCTTGCTTCCGCTATTGAGCTGCCATTAATGGCAATTTATGTAGTTTTTCTGGGTTGGCTTGGTGGATTAGAGACCCCAGACTTCTCTCTCCTTTGATGCCCCCCATAAGAGAAGGTAAATCAAACTAGCATGGGGTCACCGTAGAGATTTTTGGAAATGTGGCGCTACTCTTGGAGGGGCCAGACTGCGGTTCATCTTCACTCACTGGGCCTTCACGGTCCAAAGCTAGGTCCCATATGCTGTGTGGCTGGCTTTTCATCGCGGCAGGCCGCGGCGGGCCCCTGATCCAACACTCCTCCTGGCCGGGGAAGGGCTGCAGCACCCGGCCACTGTCTGCCCGACGCTCTCTGCAGTTGGGGGCGGTGGCAATTGGGATCTGACAGAGGGTGGAGTGGTAGAGAGAATGGGAAGGACAAATAAACCCTGTCCGTCCTTGCCTTCTGCCCATGTTAGTGAAGTAAAGGTTGCGGGACTGGGCAGTAGCAGCTGCCAACCCCCCAGACGGACGACAGCAGGGGCGCTCCCAGGGGACCTGCTCTCGCCTCATCGCCGGCTCCTCATTTAAAAGCATTATCTTTGCCTCCCATGGCCGCACTTTGTTCTGAGCAACTTTGGCTCCTGCTGAGCGggcggacccccctccccccggctcccggggcgCCGTGCTCCTTTCATATCACCCCATGCAGCAGCATCTGGGCCCCAGGAGGAAGAGCcaccgggggagggagagagggaggagcagcagcGAGGCCGCTGAGCTGCTGTGGGCCCCAGCCCCTGAACGCGAACCTGGATGTGGAGTGGGTTGTGAATCCGGCTGACTGCTTCCAAGTGAACggccatcctcccctccctccctccttcccttcctcctggtcCACCCTGGGAATGCATGCTCCTCATCCGTTTCCGATCTGCAGCTTTGGACCATATTATGTGTGCTCTTTGGATCATGAGGCTTTTCCACTCCTGCTCGAGGCTCTACTTAAAGGAGAACCCTCATAGCCCAGGGCATGGGTGTCCTGTTGGCCTTGGTCCAGAATTGGCCTAGATTCATTACTATGTGTGAGTTTAGCTCTCATATGTAAAGTTAAGGCTACTTTTATAACATTTTCAGTCTTATTAAActactggggtaattacaaggcaAACAGATTAAACCAAGTTCCTTTCTGACACATCGGCCTTTAATCTAAATGTGGATAAACATACGCATAGATTGTAAGGTTctcgtgggaagggattgtgtctaccaactctggtgtacactcccaagcacttagtacagtggtcttcacctaataaggactcagtaaatgtcactgattgatagaacAATAATAGTGAAATACAAAATCACCAATCCAAGgaaacagtgtaagcacttactactgtgctctgcacacagagtaagccctcaataaatacgattgaattgaatgaatgaatgtaaaacaaagtagctaatcaatcatatttactgagcgcttacagtctgcagggctctgttttaagtgcttggaaaaatacagtacaacagagttggtagacacattccctgtccacaatgagctgacagtctggagggggagatagacaaattgCAGATAGGCGAAGTAGCAGAGAATAAAAAtgcgtatgtaagtgctgtggggatggattgACTACTAAAGTGCCTGGATGCATGCCCAAGGgtataggtgacatagaagagagggcaaataagAGAAGTGAGAATGTAGTCTTGGAGGAGAAAAATTATCTAtcctagcttagaacagtgccagctaaatattaaaaaattaaaattaaaaaatatttaaaagatattttattagatggggagagtggtaatctgttgGATGAAAGGACTTAGAGgactccaggctagaggaaggacatgggcaggggGGTGAgctgtgagacagatgagatactGGGAGTAGTTTGGtggggttttagtaggagatcagagaggtaaggtaggacgaAGAGTAGaggatttgtgtgggaagatgaggaggcctgttttgagcatgttaagtttgagttaggagagatggagggctggagaggtaggtttggtaatcatctacatagagatggtagttgaaaccatgggagtgaatgagttcttcaagggagtgggtggagatggagtatAAAAGGCTAATGGTTTTCTTGCCTCTTGGTCAAAGGCCAAAACACCTAGTTGCAGACTTAGTAGTAACTCGCTGTGCTGTGAATCCATGGCCAAGTTGCCTAACCTCTGTTCCAGTTTCTCTGTTAATGGCTATTAATTAAGAAAGGCTTATTACTGAGCAGCTTTCGAAGATGTTTAGATAGTGAAAAAACCCAAGGTGTACTAATAGGTTTGTCAAATTAAATTTTTAAACAAATATATTGTCATTTTTCTTGCCCCAACACCCAGAAGGAATCTTAAAGAAAGAAATGCCATTGTTAGAACAGGAAAAAATTCAATCTCAAAGTTTGTGTTTttatatcattcaatcagtggtatttataataatagtaataattgtagtattggttaagtgcttactatgtgccaggcactgtactctgtgctgtggtagatacaagcagatagggttggacataggACCTgtcgatgtggggctcacagcctcaatccccattttacagatgaggtaactgaagcacagagaagtgaagtgacttgtccaaggtcacatagcagaccataagaataataataaatatggtattttttaagcgcttactttgtgccaagcactgttctaagagcttgtagatacaagattatcaggttgtcccacttgggcctcacagtcttaatcctcattgtacagatgaggtaactgaggctcagagaagtaagtggcttgtctggggtcacaaagcagataagtggcagagccaggattagaatccataaccttctaagttccaggcctgtactctatccactctgccctgctgcttaccatgagtgctgactgtgtgcagagcactgtattaagcacttgggagagtacaacaaaattagtagacacattccctgtccgtaacgagcCTAACAGTCCGTCATACTTTGTGTCCAAAAGCTGTGACTGCAGTAATGACCCAGTGTGTCTCTCTGAAAGACAGTCCTTACTGTCATTTTACACGATAAGCCACACGATAAGCCAGCCTCAATACACCCTTtctgcttctcacctcctcccctcacccctccttcctGTCAGTCCTTCTTCCGCATAACCACCTGCGGTGAGCGGGATTCTGTTAGGCTAGCGTGCTTTGCCTTGAATCGCTCCTGGGGATTCTGTTAGGCTAGCGTGCCTTGCCTTGAATCGCTCCTGGGAGAGAAAGATCATGCCCAAAGAAGAGCAACTACTTTAGGGAAAACCCTGAGACAGTTTGGAAGGCTCCGACAGTGCTGCTCTGGTTGGATTCTTTGTCAACATGGCAGTCAGCTGTATTTGACATTGGGAAATATAGCACCAGTCTAGATGACCTTGCCATGCCGGTTATAAATCGTCTATAGATcatccatctccttctccccgcaaggtggggagaagggagggtgtggtgGTACCCATCGTCTTGGGTTTCTGGCCTGTCACCGGTGACTGGCAGCATCGGGCAGGCTTTGGCGACGCGCAAGGTTTCGGACACCTGACCCACTCAACACCGCAGCTCTTGCCGCTCAGACGTGCCACCGTTTTGGTTGTTCAAGTGGCACATCCGAGGGGAGAGGCTTCCGGCCTCCGCAGCCTGACTCTCAACACGAGAGCCACCTGGGAGCGGCCGAGCCAGGAAGCCACCGCCCTCAGCCGCACATGGCACTTTTGGATCTTTCTGCACTTTCCAGTTCCTGGAAGTTTGAGACTTTTTTAAGCCTGAAGCTATTTTCCACCTTATTAAAATATGGCAACAATACAGCGGCTAATAGTTTAAAAAGATATTTCCTAGTTCAAAATATAAAGTGTCTTCTATAAAAACCACATTTGCTGAGCCACTTGCTCAACCAAAATGTAGGAATTTCCACTGTCCTGCAACATGATTTTTAAGAACATCGGAACAGATTGCCTGTCCTAACTTGGGCACCAAAATGATATGTCAATTTAAAAAGATATATATTTTCAATAAATATCCACAGATATTGATTTTTAGATGAGGACTTTTAGTTTTAAAGACCTTTCATGTGATATGCCTCCATTTTTGTGACTAGCTATTGTAATTAGTGCGTTTTTGTATTTTGTAGTATTAATCATTGATAGCCAGTGGTTTTTCTCAAATATGGACAAGGTCATTGACTGTCATTATTCAGGTGGGAACTTGAATATCGTTAGCCTCATGTCGGGTGGACtatgatcagattatcttgtatgagTCAATCGATAtttacttagcactgtgcttggcacatagtaaacataatAAATattccaattattatttttagtattaatCTCTGGTATTATACACCACCCACTAGGCCCCTGGGGTTTCTATTCTAGCTCTAGGTGTTCTCAGCTGCTTGGGAGTTAGGGGCACTTAGAGCGTATTTGCAGTGGAGTCCCTGGGGAATGGGAGgtgctcccttcctttcctctcctacctaccctctctccctcctctcccctcacactTCCCCCCCAAACACCTCTCTTTGCTCCCatccctcctttctctgccctttAGCTATGGATCCTGACCCTAGGGAATAATCCTGTCATCATCCTGGACTCCGAGGCACCAGTTTCCTGCTAGTTACCCTCCTCTACCAATCCTTCCCTCCTCTGTTCAATGGCTCCCCAGTTTTTCTAGTCAATATTTTCTAGTCTCTTTCAATTTCTTTGTTTTGCAGCAAATTCGTGCAGTTGGCAGACTGAAAAGAGAACGGTCCATGAGTGAAAATGCTGTCCGTCAAAATGGGCAATTAGTCAGGAATGATTCCATGTGAGTACAGCCCTCACACCTTatcgtcatttctttatttactgTCTGGATTTTTCTTTTGGTTTCTAAATATTCTCAAGTAACAAGTCCTGGATGTGTTGCTTTGTTGTTAATTTTAGGGGTGTCTACTGTACAGCTTGAAAAACTAATCTACATTCCTTGTCTGAGGGTGTAGCTCGTAATAGCATGTTTATATGATTTTGGAAGTTACTGTATGATACCTTTTAGGGAAACTGATGTGTTTTTTTCATATAGTCTATCTGACATTTTTAGATTTTTGTGAGGAGGGCTACCCTTATGCAAAATCATCTCCTTTTCAAGTTATTGAACCATTTTTAGGGGTGTACCTGGGTATATTTTATGGTCCAAAGGGAGGCAGAAAGTCCAAAAAtgaaaggttgttttttttttcctttcaaagggTATGGGTCAATTGTCTTACCCTCTGGGCAATTAGAAAAGGAAGAACACTGTCCAAAATATAATTTtttgaaacctttttttttaattttgtgggCATCTGATTTACATTTTTTTAAGGGAAGAACATTACTGCCTGACTTTGGTTTCTAAAAGGGCAAGTCTGTGTTCTGTAAAAATGTAATGGATTTAATTGCCTAAAGCATTGAAAAATAGAAATATTTGAAGAGGGAAATTTGAAATTCCTTCCTTGAAATTCCAAGTGTGTATAAGCATACAATCTTAcagcatgagaaacagtgtggtttaataGATAGAACATGGCCTGGTTGTCAGGattacgtgggttctaatcccggctctgccactggtctgctgcatgaccttgggcaagtcatttagcttctctgtgcctcagttacctcatctgtaaaatggaggttatgactgtgagccccatgtgggacatggactgtgtccaacctgattgtcttgcatcctactggagcatttagtgcagtgtctggcccatagtagcacttaagaaatagcatttaaaaaaaaatcttggttgACACTCTTTAATCCCTTTGTCAATATCTTTATTGTTTGTTCTTGGATGATAAATAATTTTCATAATCACAAGAACAAATAATCTTAAGCTTCCattattgagactgagcccctgtgtgggtcagggaccatgtccaacttgattaacttgcatgtaccctagtccttagaacggtgtttggcccataataagcaccatgtaccattataataattattattactcttatttacAAGAACCATACTTCTTCACTTTTGCTGAAAGTGGCCCCTCAGTTGGCTAATTAAATATATATTTGGGTATTTTCCTTATAATAAAGAGAAGAATGTCAGTACTTGCACTTTTGTGACTGACATAGGACTCATTGGCCTAGGCCACATTAAATGGTTGAGAAGTGAAAGAGCTAATTATTATTCAGAATTAAGGCTAAAACTTAATAAAAAAGAACAGGTCCCAGATCTGTGGTGGTCAAAACTCATTTGTGCTAACTGGGTAGGTGGCATAATTGTGAGTAATCAACAGAAGTCATATTGGACTATATGTGTCCAAAATTTTCTCCAGAGGATAGCAGACTGCAGGAACGTGACTTCTTTATATATTTTGTATCACTAAAGGACCATCAAGAAATTGTCTGCTTTCTTACCCGATAAAGCTTGATACTGAACCTAGTCTAGATCAGGGGTCGGCAACCTATGGCTTGCAAGCCATCAGTGAGTCTTTTTGGAACCAGCTGTGGCTCTAGAGCGTAGACACCCCATCCATGGGGGCCatcaccctcctctcccatctccccaaacCCCATTGCCTCGTCACCATGAAGGCCATGCCCCACAACATTTGGTGCAGGAAGTAGTTGACCTGTCTTACCTCTTTGAGCCAGAAAGAGGCCTGTGCGGCGTTAGGATGGagactcttctcctttcctcctgccagTAGTACAAGACCCCACCCCAATCAGGAGCCAGTGGTTTCCCTCCATCGCCGCTGGACGACCCAAAGCTGTTCTTGCTTCCTTTCTCTACCTCCACCCCCGGCACCCACGGGGACGACCTGTCCCTTggtgactctattcattgccattgttcttgtctgtccgtctcccccgattagactgtaagcccatcaaacggcagggactgtctctatctgttgccgacttgttcatcccaggcgcttagtacagtgctctgcacatagtaagcgctcaataaatactattgaatgaatgaatgaatgatgagatgccccctcgccccttcccccatCGCATGCTGCCTACCTATTCCTTCCCCCCCTCATCAAGCAGCAGCAGGTCCATGATGAGCCAgtcatgctgtgggcagggaagaggactGCTCAGTCCCCACAGGTACCAGGGAAGGGAGCGAGAGCACCCTACAGGATGGGCACTGCTTGGATGTGTCACGGTCCCTCAGGACCTGGAAAAGAAAACCCATCTCCCCTACCTCCCATGTGCCCCAGGTCCAGAGGAGCTGAGAGGGGGTAGtggtgcaggagggagggggaagaggagatgaggaaaatggtgaCAACAGCAGCCCTTGTGCTTTTCAGTTCTGGCACCCATCCTCTCCCCAATCCACAACCAGGAATAAATTTgtgttttttccttcctttttttaccttccttctcttttctctctccctttttatttccttcttttcccctttctcttcttctccctgttttctctctccctcttctctaagACTGATTAGAAAACATGAAATAATTTTTTACAAAGTAAGCTATGTTGTTgctgtcttacgctgtcgagtcgtgtccgacccacagtgacgccTTAGACACAtttctcccggaacgccccgcttccatctgcaatcgttctggtagcgtatctgcagagtttccttggtaaaaatacagaagtggtctaccattgcctccttccgcatagTAAACGAGTCtcttgccctcgactctctcccacgccgctgctgctcagcacaggggagttgtgacttctagcagattgccgtctcactagccactgcccaagctaggaacagaacgggcaggcctctgcttgactttcccttctgtagtcgtgactggtagggtactggaataTCTCCAAGTGCGACCTTCAGAGGGGAAGCTATGTTAATGTATGGTTAAATTGTACGATTGGCTTTTATACTCCAGTTGCTCAaaggttttcttttgtttgtccCTCCTACGTAGGAAGGTTGCCGACCCCTGACCTCGTCCCTAAATCATTATATTACTGCACtttaaagggagaaaaataaaagTTTTCCTTATTAGTCAGCATCACTCAGTCTTTTAAgatttgtgatatttcttaacaAAACTATGTAGTGTAATAATTTTAAGGAGTAAAAGAAGACCTTCATGCTGTGCACATGTGAATCATTCTCTCCTTTTCTGAAGGCGGGATGATGGATTGGTTGTCTTCCCTTTTCTCAAACATCACGGTTATTATTGCTAGATAGGTTGACACTAACGGCATCTGTATGTTATAATACGCTCCTGACAATTTCATTTGTGTAAATGTGTTCATTTATTAATGGTATGTTATATCACAGATTAACAAGACTAAtaattgctttgttttgtttttccagctacttcagtaaatactatcgattgattagtTGATCCTTGACTAATTCATATATAATGGTTTTTAACAAAAATAAATGTTTTAGAAT
This sequence is a window from Ornithorhynchus anatinus isolate Pmale09 chromosome 7, mOrnAna1.pri.v4, whole genome shotgun sequence. Protein-coding genes within it:
- the MFF gene encoding mitochondrial fission factor isoform X11, producing the protein MSKRASSESPLGRMSGAAFPSPTAEMAEMNRIQYEMEYTEGISQRMRVPEKLKVAPPNADLEQGLDEGIPNASVTMQVPERIVIAGNNDDIPFSRPADLGLIQSTPFKPLALKTPPRVLTLSERPLDFLDLERSVPPTPQTEDEKLHLEEEPCQQQIRAVGRLKRERSMSENAVRQNGQLVRNDSMWHRSDSAPRNKISRFQSSLSAPGYMAYQQVLDVLDENRSLRRQNEIRYERPVLRGGSAAATSSNPHHDVSSRRRAEPRTENVGERTQPRYGLSNLDTTIEGTSDDMTVVDAASLRRQIIKLNRRLQLLEEENKERAKREMVMYSITVAFWLLNSWLWFRR
- the MFF gene encoding mitochondrial fission factor isoform X19 — translated: MSKRASSESPLGRMSGAAFPSPTAEMAEMNRIQYEMEYTEGISQRMRVPEKLKVAPPNADLEQGLDEGIPNASVTMQVPERIVIAGNNDDIPFSRPADLGLIQSTPFKPLALKTPPRVLTLSERPLDFLDLERSVPPTPQTEDQIRAVGRLKRERSMSENAVRQNGQLVRNDSIVTPSQQQARVCAPHMLPEDGSNLYSARGILSLIQSSTRRAYQQVLDVLDENRRYGLSNLDTTIEGTSDDMTVVDAASLRRQIIKLNRRLQLLEEENKERAKREMVMYSITVAFWLLNSWLWFRR
- the MFF gene encoding mitochondrial fission factor isoform X24; translated protein: MSKRASSESPLGRMSGAAFPSPTAEMAEMNRIQYEMEYTEGISQRMRVPEKLKVAPPNADLEQGLDEGIPNASVTMQVPERIVIAGNNDDIPFSRPADLGLIQSTPFKPLALKTPPRVLTLSERPLDFLDLERSVPPTPQTEDQIRAVGRLKRERSMSENAVRQNGQLVRNDSMPVLRGGSAAATSSNPHHDVRYGLSNLDTTIEGTSDDMTVVDAASLRRQIIKLNRRLQLLEEENKERAKREMVMYSITVAFWLLNSWLWFRR
- the MFF gene encoding mitochondrial fission factor isoform X25, which codes for MSKRASSESPLGRMSGAAFPSPTAEMAEMNRIQYEMEYTEGISQRMRVPEKLKVAPPNADLEQGLDEGIPNASVTMQVPERIVIAGNNDDIPFSRPADLGLIQSTPFKPLALKTPPRVLTLSERPLDFLDLERSVPPTPQTEDQIRAVGRLKRERSMSENAVRQNGQLVRNDSIYGLSNLDTTIEGTSDDMTVVDAASLRRQIIKLNRRLQLLEEENKERAKREMVMYSITVAFWLLNSWLWFRR
- the MFF gene encoding mitochondrial fission factor isoform X17, which codes for MSKRASSESPLGRMSGAAFPSPTAEMAEMNRIQYEMEYTEGISQRMRVPEKLKVAPPNADLEQGLDEGIPNASVTMQVPERIVIAGNNDDIPFSRPADLGLIQSTPFKPLALKTPPRVLTLSERPLDFLDLERSVPPTPQTEDQIRAVGRLKRERSMSENAVRQNGQLVRNDSIVTPSQQQARVCAPHMLPEDGSNLYSARGILSLIQSSTRRAYQQVLDVLDENRRPVLRGGSAAATSSNPHHDVRYGLSNLDTTIEGTSDDMTVVDAASLRRQIIKLNRRLQLLEEENKERAKREMVMYSITVAFWLLNSWLWFRR
- the MFF gene encoding mitochondrial fission factor isoform X15 gives rise to the protein MSKRASSESPLGRMSGAAFPSPTAEMAEMNRIQYEMEYTEGISQRMRVPEKLKVAPPNADLEQGLDEGIPNASVTMQVPERIVIAGNNDDIPFSRPADLGLIQSTPFKPLALKTPPRVLTLSERPLDFLDLERSVPPTPQTEDQIRAVGRLKRERSMSENAVRQNGQLVRNDSIVTPSQQQARVCAPHMLPEDGSNLYSARGILSLIQSSTRRAYQQVLDVLDENRSLRRQNEIRYERPVLRGGSAAATSSNPHHDVRYGLSNLDTTIEGTSDDMTVVDAASLRRQIIKLNRRLQLLEEENKERAKREMVMYSITVAFWLLNSWLWFRR
- the MFF gene encoding mitochondrial fission factor isoform X23 codes for the protein MSKRASSESPLGRMSGAAFPSPTAEMAEMNRIQYEMEYTEGISQRMRVPEKLKVAPPNADLEQGLDEGIPNASVTMQVPERIVIAGNNDDIPFSRPADLGLIQSTPFKPLALKTPPRVLTLSERPLDFLDLERSVPPTPQTEDEKLHLEEEPCQQQIRAVGRLKRERSMSENAVRQNGQLVRNDSMAYQQVLDVLDENRRYGLSNLDTTIEGTSDDMTVVDAASLRRQIIKLNRRLQLLEEENKERAKREMVMYSITVAFWLLNSWLWFRR
- the MFF gene encoding mitochondrial fission factor isoform X21, with product MSKRASSESPLGRMSGAAFPSPTAEMAEMNRIQYEMEYTEGISQRMRVPEKLKVAPPNADLEQGLDEGIPNASVTMQVPERIVIAGNNDDIPFSRPADLGLIQSTPFKPLALKTPPRVLTLSERPLDFLDLERSVPPTPQTEDQIRAVGRLKRERSMSENAVRQNGQLVRNDSMAYQQVLDVLDENRRPVLRGGSAAATSSNPHHDVRYGLSNLDTTIEGTSDDMTVVDAASLRRQIIKLNRRLQLLEEENKERAKREMVMYSITVAFWLLNSWLWFRR
- the MFF gene encoding mitochondrial fission factor isoform X12, producing the protein MSKRASSESPLGRMSGAAFPSPTAEMAEMNRIQYEMEYTEGISQRMRVPEKLKVAPPNADLEQGLDEGIPNASVTMQVPERIVIAGNNDDIPFSRPADLGLIQSTPFKPLALKTPPRVLTLSERPLDFLDLERSVPPTPQTEDQIRAVGRLKRERSMSENAVRQNGQLVRNDSMWHRSDSAPRNKISRFQSSLSAPGYIVTPSQQQARVCAPHMLPEDGSNLYSARGILSLIQSSTRRAYQQVLDVLDENRRPVLRGGSAAATSSNPHHDVRYGLSNLDTTIEGTSDDMTVVDAASLRRQIIKLNRRLQLLEEENKERAKREMVMYSITVAFWLLNSWLWFRR
- the MFF gene encoding mitochondrial fission factor isoform X22, which translates into the protein MSKRASSESPLGRMSGAAFPSPTAEMAEMNRIQYEMEYTEGISQRMRVPEKLKVAPPNADLEQGLDEGIPNASVTMQVPERIVIAGNNDDIPFSRPADLGLIQSTPFKPLALKTPPRVLTLSERPLDFLDLERSVPPTPQTEDEKLHLEEEPCQQQIRAVGRLKRERSMSENAVRQNGQLVRNDSMPVLRGGSAAATSSNPHHDVRYGLSNLDTTIEGTSDDMTVVDAASLRRQIIKLNRRLQLLEEENKERAKREMVMYSITVAFWLLNSWLWFRR